The following proteins are encoded in a genomic region of Triticum dicoccoides isolate Atlit2015 ecotype Zavitan chromosome 1B, WEW_v2.0, whole genome shotgun sequence:
- the LOC119350085 gene encoding uncharacterized protein LOC119350085: MKEALERKDLDLVAAQREAREKTKLADEKLASVSELEDENATLKTSVSDANREVEQLKKDNESLTVEVEGLKTKAGKLESHLEQLAAKLVLKLEELYRDFEAETGRVKIGLDPINCPMKDEVAMKLLRLESRLDGAVDYLARVKAAMVRVDAELWPQVEMPQDMESLMTRLNQIAYRVQEWKKSSAHCGADIALFLVRVHCKDAREDKLAALKVANTKKHSFQDFMDTFLEAATRIADIIDLDSFCDPASPPPAE, from the exons atgaaggaagctCTAGAGCGGAAGGATCTGGACCTGGTAGCTGCTCAAAGGGAAGCacgcgagaagacgaagcttgcggacgAGAAGCTAGCTTCAGTCAGCGAATTGGAGGATGAGAACGCAACATTGAAGACGTCTGTCTCGGACGCTAATCGTGAAGTCGAGCAGCTGAAGAAGGACAATGAGAGTTTGACCGTTGAAGTCGAGGGCCTCAAGACCAAGGCCGGCAAGCTAGAGTCTCATTTGGAACAACTCGCggcaaagcttgtcctgaagctGGAAG AACTCTATCGGGACTTCGAGGCCGAAACCGGACGGGTCAAGATAGGTCTCGACCCGATTAACTGCCCCATGAAAGATGAGGTCGCGATGAAGTTGCTTCGGCTGGAATCGCGCTTGGACggtgcagtcgactatctggctcgggTGAAGGCGGCGATGGTCCGAGTGGACGCTGAACTCTGGCCCCAAGTGGAGATGCCCCAAGACATGgagtctttgatgactcggctAAATCAGATCGCataccgagtgcaagagtggaagaaatcttctgcccacTGCGGTGCTGACATCGCCTTGTTTTTGGTCCGAGTGCATTGCAAGGAtgcgagagaagacaagctggcagctctcaaagtggcgAACACCAAGAAGCAttccttccaggacttcatggacaccttcctcgaggcagccactcgcatcgccgacatcatcgaccttgacagcttctgTGACCCGGCCAGTCCTCCTCCCGCCGAGTGA